A stretch of DNA from Maridesulfovibrio sp.:
ACCAACCTAGAATCGCTACGCATCATCGCGCCTATCCCGCACATTCTTCATCGTCAGCCCGGCAACACATCCGACCAGCATCCCAAGAAGCAATGCCCTTTGAAAGTCCATGAAAAACCACCCGGCAATAGCTCCGACCGAGCCTCCGACAAGAATCCCGCGAGCCATGCATTCAAGCAGACGCTCAAAATTTTTATCCACTTTTTTATCTGTCATTTCAATTCCTTCTTGCCGCGAATAAATTCATCGATCTGATCCGCCTGCTGATTTGATATATTCAAGAACTGGACGCCTATGCCGGGAAAATGATTCAGCCTGCCCCATGGAACAACCCACTGGACCAAAGATTTTATGGGAGTTTTGTCATCCAGTTCCTTGACTACAATCCACGCGTAATCTCCTTTTTTCCAATTGGATACGGAAAAGAAAAAACCGCCTTCCGTTGAAAAGTTGAGCGTCACGCTTTTTTCAATCTGGCTGCCCGGAGAATTGAGATCACGGTTGAGAATAACATTCAAGACCTTGTTGGCCCTCTTTGTACCCCGCAGAGACCTGGCCGGAAAACTGTTACAACTCTCAAGTATAAAGGTTTTCAGATCACCTGAAGTCCCGGAAAACCTCCCCGAAGGAATTCCTCTTATTCCGCTTGAAGCGTTGTAGTTGATACGGAGCACAGGAAAATTGTCCATCAGAAGATTTGCTTCTGCCTTGTCTGCAGCTCCTGAACGCAGCAGCGTAGGCACATCGATAATGAATCCGTTGCACCTAACCTGATTGTGCATCTCGGAAAGATCCAGCAGTGATTCGGACACGTCAAAAGCAACACCGAATTCTCTCAGTGCTTTAATATAAGCCTCGCGTCCCGATCCAGGGCCGGATACAAGAATAATTCTCACTTCATCCACTCTTAGAATGACCTCCCGCAAATAAATATCTGCTTGGCTTAACGCTGATATCAATATACACTTACAAAAGCAAAACAAGCATTATTATTGCCAATCTCAGCAAAACATTTTAACAGGTTTCAATGAATTCTGGGCAATACAATTTCGTATTTTAAATATAAGACAAAAACCAAAACGCGCCAACCCCACGGGAAAGACACATTAATGGAAGAATCTCCAAAAGTACTGACTATTGATGACGACGAAGGGGTACGAATATCCATTGCCCACTACCTGGAAGACAGCGGTTACACCGTTCTGCAGGCATGTAACGGATCTGAAGGACTGAGGATTTTCAGAACCGAAGATCCTGACGTAGTACTCCTTGACCTGCGGATGCCCGAAATGGACGGACTCTCTGTTCTTGAGGCCCTTGGGCAGGAAGCACCCCGGACCCCGGTGATCATTGTTTCCGGAACAGGTTCATTTGAAGACGTCATTGCCACAGTTCGCCTGGGATCATGGGACTATATTCCCAAACCCATAACAAATCTTTCAGTTTTGGAAAACTCCATTGAGCGAACCCGGGAAAGGGCCCGGCTGCTGGTGGAAAACGAGCGATACAAAGAAGAACTTGAACGTAAAATCCGTAAACGGACCGAAGAACTTCAGAGAATCAACAAAATCCTGTCCGAAGAAATTTCCGCCAGAGAAAAATCGGAACAACTTGTAAGGGCCTCCCTAGCGGAAAAAGAGGTCATGCTCAAGGAAATTCACCACAGAGTAAAAAACAACCTGCAGGTCATATCAAGCCTGCTCAGCCTGCAAAGCGGATATACGGACGACAAGGAGGCCGGTGCCCTGCTCAAGGAATGTCAGCACAGGGTGCGCTCAATGTCCATGCTGCACGAAAAACTGTATCGGTCGCAGGATCTTTCACGCATCGACATGAAAGAGTATACCTTGACTCTGATCAATTTTCTGCTGCGTTCCTACTGTGTGGAAGGACAGATCGAACCGCACCTCGATATCAACGACATCCATCTGGGAATAGATTCCGCGATTCCCTGCGGACTGATCATCAACGAGCTCGTATCCAACGCACTTCGGCACGCGTACCCGGAAGGTGCTTCCGGCTCTCTGGACATATCCATGAATACAATCGGAAAAAATATTGAGCTTCAGGTTTCCGACAACGGCGTGGGGATGCCGGAGGATTTTACCATAGGCTCCACCAGAACGCTGGGCATGACTCTCGTAGATACACTTGCCCAGCAACTTAGAGGCAGTGTAAGCCTCAGCAATAACAACGGCGCCTGCATACAGATCATCTTCCCGGCCAAACAGGAGACTTGATTGTAATTGAAAGGCGGTGTAGCTTGCTTTTCGTGATGCTTTCCGTAGAACCACATATTTTATATTAATAAGGATTGAAAATGGAACTCAGCTTTAAACAGATTGATGAAATAACTGTAGTCAAAATCAAATCACAGGAGCTCAATCATGTTGTCAGTCACGATTTTCAGCGCCTGATTGCTCCTGCTTTCGATGAAAACAAATTTAATATAGCTCTGGATATGGCCAGCGTGGATTTCATGGACAGCATGGGCATAGGCACACTCATCACTTTGCGCAACAAGCTGATGAAGGAAAAAGGATGCATCGCCATGTTCAACATCAGCGACCGCGTAAAAAAAATCATAGATATAGCTGCACTACATAAAATATTCAACTTATACGAAACTGAAAACGAGGCCGTAGAAGGACTCAAACAGCAGCTTCTTTCCTAATTATTTCAATACACAGACCGGGCCGATGCAGCATATCGTGCCCGGTTTTTCTTTTTTCTACCCTCCAAAACCAGATTTCACCATGCCAGACAAGAATTCACTGCCTGCGGTGTTGATTTCCACAGTAATCTCCACAGTAAAAGACGCCGCACGCATCAGTATCGATCTATTTAAAATAATGATTCCGGTAGTCATTGCGGTCAAAATACTACAGGAACTGAACCTGATATCCATGCTCGCAGCCCCTTTGAACCCGATAATGAAACTGGTGGGGCTTCCCGGAGAAATGGGGCTCGTATGGGCCACCGCGCTGATCAACAATATATACAGCGGCCTCATTGTTTTTCTGAGCCTCGCGCCGGACCACCCGCTCACTGCCGCACAGGCCACGGTTCTGGGAACCATGCTGCTGGTGGCGCATGCCATGCCTGTTGAACTGCGGGTCGTCCAGACATCCGGGCCGAAACTGCTCTTCCAGCTTTTCATACGTCTGGCCGGAGCATTGCTCATAGGTTTTCTGCTGCATCTCATCTATTCGGAGTTCAATCTGCTGCAGAATCCGGCCAGAATTCTGCTCACCCCGGAAAACTCCGCGGTGGAAAAGACCTTGCTGCAGTGGGCTATGGGAGAAGTGAAAAACCTGGCCTCCATCTTCGGCATTATCTTTTCACTGCTGCTCATCATGAAAATCCTGACAAAACTGCGCATCCTGCAGGCCATGGATTTTCTGCTGCGTCCGCTACTTACAGTCATGGGAATAGGCTCCAAAGCCTCGGCCCTGACTGTTGTGGGGCTGACAATGGGACTCTCCTACGGCGGAGGAATGATTATTCACGAGACAAAGTCCGGACGCATTGACAAAAAGGACGTTTTCTATTCACTAACCCTGATGAGCCTTTGCCACAGCCTGATCGAGGATACCCTGCTGCTTACGATGATAGGCGGGCATATATCCGGATTGTTCTGGGGCAGGCTTGTCTTTTCAATACTTATAGTTGCAGTTCTGGTCCAGGTGACCAGAATCATACCGGAGTCATTCTCCGATAAATATTTATGGGGACATCCCCGGAAATCCTGATACCAAAAGGACGGAAAAATGATCGTAACAACGGTGAACACAGACAGCGCTCCGGCAGCAATCGGGCCTTATTCACAGGCCACAATTTCAAACGGACAGGCTTACGTGAGCGGACAGCTCGGACTTGATCCCAAGACAGGCGAATTTGTTGCCGATGATGTGGAATCTCAGGCCCGCCAGTCCCTCACAAACATAAAATCCATCCTTGAAGCCTGCGGAAGTGCCTTGACCAAAGTTGTCTGCGTGGACGTCTTCCTGACCGACATGAATGATTTCGCCACCGTAAACAAGGTCTACACCGAATTCTTTTCCGTCCATAAACCTGCACGGGCTGCAGTGGAAGTAAGCGCGCTCCCCAAGGGGGGACTGGTGGAAATCAAGTGCATCGCCGCCATTTAACGGGTAAGGAGCATATTTCTCCGGCACAGACTACCTTGATCCACAGATAATGTATAAACGAATCGGCCTGTCATTTAACGACAGGCCGATTTTTAATGTCGGTGTTGATTCAATTTGCCGGTTTGAATCAGTGCTCGGAATATATAAACCCGTAAAAGTGTTTGCTCCGGATATCGTTAAGAGGCTTTTCTTTCCATATTGATTCTGTAGTTGATTATATCGTCAACAGTAAGAACCGGTATGTTGTGCTTGAGGCCGAAATCAACAATTTCCGGCAGGCGGGCCATGGTTCCGTCAGGATTGGTCAGTTCGCAGAGAACACCGCAAGGCTTGAGCCCGGCAAGGCTCATCATGTCAACGGTGGCTTCAGTGTGTCCTCCCCTTTCCAGCACTCCTCCGGCACGGGCGCGCAAAGGAAAAACGTGTCCGGGGCGATTGAGGTCTGCCGGTCCGGCACCATCTGCAATAGCGGCCTTGACCGTGGTCACTCTGTCGGAAGCGGAAACGCCGGTGGTAACCCCTTCGGCAGCTTCAATGGTAACAGTGAACCCGGTCTGATAACGGCTGGTATTGGTTTCCACCATCATGGGCAGATCCAGCTCCCCGATTTTTTCCTCGGTCAGGCACAGGCAGACTATTCCGCTGCATTCGCGGATCATCATGGCCATCTGGGAATCGGTCAGCATCTCGGCGGAAAAAATAAGGTCTCCCTCGTTCTCGCGCTGCTCGTTATCGGTAACCAGCACCCCGCGGCCTTCCCGCAAAGACTGAAGTCCGTTTTCCACCCTCTGAACAGAGTTTCCGAATTGTGATAAAAGATTCTGATTCATGGTAAATCTCCATATAAATTAATACCAGAATCAGGGCGATAGAATAGACAGCTGCCCAAAGAGGACAGCTCGCGGATACAGGACGTGTCCGCGGGTATGTACTGCCTTATTCTCTTACATCCGGACTATAACCGTCGGCTCCGGAGTCTCACCGGATCTGCTGACCCTTTTTCACCGATTGAAAAAGGCGCTCGCGGGCTGTCTTCAATTTCAAGAAGAATCACCGCCGGTGGGGAATTTCACCCCGCCCTGAGAATAAACAAGATTCATCTACCTAAAATCACGTATGTTAGTCAAGCTCTCCGGAGAAACAAATCACACGAAACAATGACGTTTGAAATAATTCTAACAGGCATGACAGAAGACGACCTTTGAAGTATACTAAAAATTCTGAATACCCTGTACTCCATCCATTTCAAGGAAGGTCCCATGAGGCTGAAAAACAAACTTTCCATCTTTCAGATCATTACCCTGGCAATATCCATTTCCTCACTTTGCATCATATTCACCTACCAGCTTAAAAAATATTCCCGTCATGAAATGCAACAATACCGTGCCGAAATGTACGGCCGGAAATTAACCGAATTGAAGGAACGGGTCGGCATGGCGGAAAAGACCGTTGACGGCTTCTATCGGCAGTCGCAGAACATGGAACTGCTGAAAAAGGAAAAATCCGATTCACTGAAGCGGATTATTGATTCCGTTACCAGCCAGATGGCCGAATTCAATCGATCACACAAAAACAGACTTACCGAGCGGGAACTTAAACATGAACTGATCGAACTGGTGCGGGCAATCCGGTATGACGGTGGGAATTACCTCTGGCTGCAGGCTCTGGACGCCAGTATCATTATGCATCCTCTGACGCCTGACCTTGAAGGGAAAAATCTTTCCGGAGTTAAGGACAGCTCGGGCAAATATCTATTCCGGGAGATGGTGGATATATGCAGAAAACGAGGAGAAGGAACGGTTGATTACTGGTGGAAAAGGCCGGATACAGGCAAAGATACCCGCAAGATATCCTATGTAAAACTTGTCCCCGAACTGGACTGGATAGTGGGCACTGGCACCTGGCTGGACGACATCACCGCGGAAATGCAGCAAGGTGCGCTTAAGCAACTGGCCCGCATGCGCATGAGCGACGGGAACTACTTCTGGGTCAACGATTTGAACGCGAAGATGATCATGCACCCGGTGAGCCCGGCACTCAACGGCAAAACCATGCTCGAATTCAAAGACCCCAACGGCAAATATCTTTTCAGGGAGATAGTAAAAGTTGCCGGAGAAGAAGGAGAAGGTGTCGTAGAGTACAGCTGGGGAAAACCGGGCAGGACCGGAAATTTTCCGAAACTGTCGTTTGTCAGACTTTTCAAGCCCTGGGGCTGGGTCATAGGCATGGGAGTCTATACCGATGATATTGACAGTGCTCTTGAAGCAAAACAACAGGCTCTGGACAACACCATCAGCTCCATGCTGATTATGGTGCTGGTTGCAGCGGTAATCCTGGGTCTCCTGCTGACAATTGCAGCAACATATTTCGCCCGTATGGTCACCCGCACAATTGGAGCGGAACCGGATGAACTGGCCAGAATTTCCGGCGAAATGGCTCACGGAAACCTGAACATGGAACTTGAAGAAAAAGAAGCCGAAGGAGCATACAGATCATTGATCGGTATG
This window harbors:
- the ribB gene encoding 3,4-dihydroxy-2-butanone-4-phosphate synthase, yielding MNQNLLSQFGNSVQRVENGLQSLREGRGVLVTDNEQRENEGDLIFSAEMLTDSQMAMMIRECSGIVCLCLTEEKIGELDLPMMVETNTSRYQTGFTVTIEAAEGVTTGVSASDRVTTVKAAIADGAGPADLNRPGHVFPLRARAGGVLERGGHTEATVDMMSLAGLKPCGVLCELTNPDGTMARLPEIVDFGLKHNIPVLTVDDIINYRINMERKAS
- a CDS encoding histidine kinase dimerization/phosphoacceptor domain -containing protein is translated as MEESPKVLTIDDDEGVRISIAHYLEDSGYTVLQACNGSEGLRIFRTEDPDVVLLDLRMPEMDGLSVLEALGQEAPRTPVIIVSGTGSFEDVIATVRLGSWDYIPKPITNLSVLENSIERTRERARLLVENERYKEELERKIRKRTEELQRINKILSEEISAREKSEQLVRASLAEKEVMLKEIHHRVKNNLQVISSLLSLQSGYTDDKEAGALLKECQHRVRSMSMLHEKLYRSQDLSRIDMKEYTLTLINFLLRSYCVEGQIEPHLDINDIHLGIDSAIPCGLIINELVSNALRHAYPEGASGSLDISMNTIGKNIELQVSDNGVGMPEDFTIGSTRTLGMTLVDTLAQQLRGSVSLSNNNGACIQIIFPAKQET
- a CDS encoding PilZ domain-containing protein, coding for MRIILVSGPGSGREAYIKALREFGVAFDVSESLLDLSEMHNQVRCNGFIIDVPTLLRSGAADKAEANLLMDNFPVLRINYNASSGIRGIPSGRFSGTSGDLKTFILESCNSFPARSLRGTKRANKVLNVILNRDLNSPGSQIEKSVTLNFSTEGGFFFSVSNWKKGDYAWIVVKELDDKTPIKSLVQWVVPWGRLNHFPGIGVQFLNISNQQADQIDEFIRGKKELK
- a CDS encoding methyl-accepting chemotaxis protein, which gives rise to MRLKNKLSIFQIITLAISISSLCIIFTYQLKKYSRHEMQQYRAEMYGRKLTELKERVGMAEKTVDGFYRQSQNMELLKKEKSDSLKRIIDSVTSQMAEFNRSHKNRLTERELKHELIELVRAIRYDGGNYLWLQALDASIIMHPLTPDLEGKNLSGVKDSSGKYLFREMVDICRKRGEGTVDYWWKRPDTGKDTRKISYVKLVPELDWIVGTGTWLDDITAEMQQGALKQLARMRMSDGNYFWVNDLNAKMIMHPVSPALNGKTMLEFKDPNGKYLFREIVKVAGEEGEGVVEYSWGKPGRTGNFPKLSFVRLFKPWGWVIGMGVYTDDIDSALEAKQQALDNTISSMLIMVLVAAVILGLLLTIAATYFARMVTRTIGAEPDELARISGEMAHGNLNMELEEKEAEGAYRSLIGMVSRIRQVVSEVLAATENVSAGSEELSASAQSMAQGASDQTGAVESLEGVIGQFYTDTLNNSETAGQAEKLVREAAQTTREGSLAVKDNLAAMTDIAERIVIVEEIARQTNLLALNAAIEAARAGEHGKGFAVVAAEVRKLAERSRGAATEISELSSFSLEIAKNTEQKLRLLLPEIEKSDQLIKAINDSCSRQAAEMDKVKSHINHLESIVQMNASSSEEVAATSEQLSAQAQHLHAAMQFFKVK
- a CDS encoding STAS domain-containing protein produces the protein MELSFKQIDEITVVKIKSQELNHVVSHDFQRLIAPAFDENKFNIALDMASVDFMDSMGIGTLITLRNKLMKEKGCIAMFNISDRVKKIIDIAALHKIFNLYETENEAVEGLKQQLLS
- a CDS encoding RidA family protein, whose amino-acid sequence is MIVTTVNTDSAPAAIGPYSQATISNGQAYVSGQLGLDPKTGEFVADDVESQARQSLTNIKSILEACGSALTKVVCVDVFLTDMNDFATVNKVYTEFFSVHKPARAAVEVSALPKGGLVEIKCIAAI